The following are from one region of the Corylus avellana chromosome ca1, CavTom2PMs-1.0 genome:
- the LOC132181949 gene encoding auxin-induced protein 15A-like — protein sequence MAIRLPGVTNAKNILRRSNSFAKKAASQFMDVPKGHLAIYVGEGQKKRFVVQVSFLNQPSFQDLLNKAEEEFGFDHPMGGLTIPCSEDIFTDLTSRLQELL from the coding sequence ATGGCTATTCGCTTGCCTGGTGTTACAAATGCTAAGAACATTCTGCGGCGATCAAACTCATTTGCAAAGAAAGCAGCTTCACAATTTATGGATGTTCCAAAAGGCCACCTTGCTATATATGTTGGAGAGGGCCAAAAGAAGCGGTTCGTTGTTCAGGTATCATTCTTGAACCAGCCTTCATTTCAAGATTTGCTAAACAAGGCTgaggaagaatttggatttgatcatccAATGGGGGGCCTCACAATCCCCTGCAGTGAAGACATCTTCACTGATCTCACTTCTCGATTACAAGAGTTGTTGTAG
- the LOC132181927 gene encoding auxin-responsive protein SAUR23-like, with product MAIRLPGITNAKNILRRSNSFAKKAASAFMDVPKGHLAIYVGESQKKRFVVPVSFLNHSSFQQLLGKAEEEFGFDHPMGGLTIPCSEDIFIHLTSRLHELL from the coding sequence ATGGCCATTCGTTTGCCTGGTATTACAAATGCTAAGAACATTCTCCGCCGATCAAACTCATTTGCTAAGAAAGCAGCTTCAGCATTTATGGATGTTCCAAAAGGCCACCTTGCTATATATGTTGGAGAGAGCCAAAAGAAGCGGTTTGTTGTTCCAGTATCATTTCTTAACCACTCTTCATTCCAACAATTGCTAGGCAAGGCTgaggaagaatttggatttgatcatccAATGGGTGGCCTCACAATCCCCTGCAGTGAAGACATCTTCATTCATCTCACTTCTCGCTTACATGAGTTGTTGTAA
- the LOC132181981 gene encoding auxin-responsive protein SAUR23-like: protein MAIRLPGIMHAKHILRRSNSFTKQAASTFADVPKGYIAVYVGESEKKRFVVPISFLNQPSFQDLLNKAEDEFGFHHPMGGLTIPCSEDIFIDLTSHLHEF, encoded by the coding sequence ATGGCAATTCGTTTACCTGGTATTATGCATGCTAAACACATTCTCCGCCGATCAAACTCATTTACAAAGCAAGCAGCTTCAACATTTGCAGATGTTCCAAAAGGGTACATAGCAGTATATGTTGGAGAGAGTGAAAAGAAGCGATTTGTAGTTCCCATATCATTCTTGAACCAGCCTTCATTTCAAGATTTGCTAAACAAGGCTGAGGATGAATTTGGATTCCATCATCCAATGGGTGGTCTCACAATTCCCTGCAGTGAAGACATCTTCATTGATCTCACTTCTCACTTACATGAATTCTGA